The nucleotide sequence aatgttttttcatgtaatttaacCCGCCCTCCCTCCgcataaaaaacgtaaataaccaaCACAAACGTAACTGAACCCACCACCAAGAGGATCACCATCACCTCTAACATAAACAACTAGCATACTCTCTAGATTCCTACCCTCTacatctacccatgaaaattaaactttccgaacaagAGAGATTTGTTTTAGTTCAGTTCAATGATATGGACATcctcaaagtaacgcctaattaaatatattatttaactcGATTTTGCTTGCAGGAGTCTCATCATCGGCAGAATACGACTTAGTTACCGTTTATATTCCCGCAGGAGTCCAAGCCTCTACTGTTACTATACCAAATGTAAGTTATTCTAGTTGTTTTCTAATATGCTTGAAAATTTTCGCGGCACTAATTTTAAGAAcgtgaagtttttatttacagGTTGacgcttttttttaagttagaaGAGTTGCATCGACCAAAAAAAAGAGTAAAGTGCATTTTAGCATTTAGCCAAATGTTAACACTATCAAATACAATTAACATATTGTTTAGAAAGGTTTTAAACAGTATTAATTTCTGAAACgtattatagtttttattccacTTAACCATTTTTGAGTTTTGAAACAAAATTAGAAtcctgaattaaataaacagatTTGCCTGTTTTAAAACCAACTTCATTCTGAAATAATtcaaaacgttttaatttgttttacatTGCTAGAATCTGTTGAGAAATGTAATCCTTTAGAGCAAAACAGAGCTGGATTTATGATTTTTTCTCCGAGCCAAAACGGAGTCGCTTAGCTTGCACTGCGCTCAGTTGGTCAAAATATGCCacaatgttaaaataaagtgttgGTGTGTTGCAGCCCTGTAAATATGGGTATACACCAATCGGTGAGCTAGTGATGGTGTGCGACGACGTCAAACCGACGGTGTATGTGCCCGACCTGCCGCAGTACTCGCCGGCCACCGTCTACCGCAACGGCGACTACACCAAACAGGCTGCACCCGTCTCAGTTATCATATGGTGCCCTGCAGCCGATCCTCCAACCATAAGCGTATAACTCATCCCGTCTATTCACTCGGCTAAACATCTTTCCCGGACACTAGCATCTGCATAACACAATTGTGATCTTGCAagtttaacattttaaaaaagtgcacttatacaataaaaaatttgggtttgaatttactcatatttttatttattttgtgttgcgGGTGTACTCGTATAGACATGCCCATaggggcggtggtgatctcttaccaacaGGAGATTGCTCGTTTgttatccagtcgaataaaaaaataaaaaaacataaaaaacataaccctccatcgggcagtcgggtaaaaagtgcacatgcaataaaaactggccaaaagcgtgtcggacacgcccaaaatagggttccgtagccagtacgaaaaaattaagtaatatttttcgaaggatttcgtattcaTCTTAGCAAAAAAGATTtgctattataatttttttttcagaattaatgtgcaaaattacatttgaaatttaccatgagctttacgctgaaggaaaacatacaGAAGCAAACCTGCAATACGAAAAAATTCAGTTGTGTGAGTGAAGTCCGTCCTACTGGTCCCGCGCGCGGAACTACGGGAGCCGCACGTTTGCCAACCAATGCGAAGCACTACCTACTTTTTACACGTGCGTGTAAAATAAAATCGTTTTTATGTGGTTTCTATTGTTTGTGATCACAAGCATGAATAGGTAACGTGATTGATTTGCTTCGGCAGTTTATTATCGTTGAGCGCGTTATAAGCTatgcgcgcggcgggcgcgggcacTCCCCGCCATGTCTCCGCTCGCTCGCTAGCTGCTCGCGCTCGCCGCCGTCGCGTTGCTGCACGTCGCATGCGCCGCGACAAAAGAAGTAGGCGATTAGTGCACTAAAATGGATTTTAGTAAATTGCCGTTCaagattttactttacattCCAAGTTACAGttcaagtcaaataaaaaaaaaactaagtatatctatattttcagcgCTAGCAATGGGTTCAACAGACAACTCATTACACATTTTGACTACGCAGTGCATTTGTTTCACACCACGACCTATGTTATACAAATAACAAGAGCGAACTTATTCCATGTGGTGAACATGGGGTTGACAAAATCTTGCACGATAACTTTACCCACATTAACGCTATTGAGTATACAATAtacaacttgaaaaaaaaaacgaaaaaaaaagttttgtatggaaattgaGTTATAAGAACACTAGTCTTCAGAATTTTCTTAATAGATACCGTGTTGTGAATGATGTATAGTTATATacgatatttttatcaaaaactgtTCTTTTTGTGCCTAGAAACGAAAACTTATAACCCTGATGTCTTGGGTCCCATCTATATTAAACCGGGGCAACGTGAGGCtcataagaataagaataagaaacatttatttcataacataaTCAATTAGgaagtaacaaatattccaATAACTATCTAAGTACGTTTGTTATGAAAAAGGAATCCACTCTGCATTCGTCAGGCCACGGAAGGTGACTCGACCTGATATTATGTGGATCCTAGTTTGGCCTGCGATACAGAACTGCACAAAGCGCCGCGCAACGCAGccctactaaaaataaaaatgaaaagtaaaaaaaaaaacaatatttaaatctaattatttatttatttaaggaaaaccaacagctaaaaaacaatatatgtagaaggaatagcaacacagagccaattacagaATCCCACAGATAGCTatgatcatgtcagccgaaagaagtccactgctggacataggcctcccccaaggctctccacacagaccggtcttgtgcttttcgcatccatcgcgatcccgcgatcctaaccaggtcgtcgctccatcttgttggaggcctaccgacagctcgtctccccggtccgcggacgccattcgagaaccttttgaccccatcggccatcagtcctgcgagcaatgtgccccacccattgccacttcagtttcgcaattcttcgggctatgtcggtaaccttagttctactgcggatatcatcatttctgatgaGCTATAGTTAACATGTTTAAGCTTAACTTTTTATTAGTTGATAAAACGGCGTGGCCTTGTTGAGTCACCATctccgacgtcgcattcatctgcggcatggtgcccctgAACCGCCTGAATTCGCTATAGGTTTTTCAAATATATgcaatttatatgaaaacatctagtttaatgactgtatttttgttttcatttaaatttttatttcatttaaatttcagcttgatacttccacgcgttcctgaaaaagggtcttgatagacgaacggacggacaatAAAGTGACCTACAAgggtatcgtttttttttcaatttgaggtgcggaacccacaataaatttaaaatgt is from Choristoneura fumiferana chromosome 3, NRCan_CFum_1, whole genome shotgun sequence and encodes:
- the LOC141426299 gene encoding uncharacterized protein, with translation MFPVSRFGRWTRYKLCARRARALPAMSPLARSLLALAAAALLHGACVEADASQCTTVIHGVSSSAEYDLVTVYIPAGVQASTVTIPNPCKYGYTPIGELVMVCDDVKPTVYVPDLPQYSPATVYRNGDYTKQAAPVSVIIWCPAADPPTISV